A stretch of DNA from Lotus japonicus ecotype B-129 chromosome 4, LjGifu_v1.2:
GCatcttttgatgaagatgaagaagcaccGGGATTAGAACTAGGGTTTGATAGCTGTCTGGTGAACTTGTTCTTCTTGAATTGGCCCCTCCCTACACTGCAGAACTCTTCTAGCAATTCTTGAGCAGCCTTAACATACTTTGAATTTCTCAACACATTCACCACACCTAaggaggaggatgaagatgGTGTCACAAACCCCCCTTGCATATGCAATGCCTGGTGATTGTGGTGTTGAAGTTGAACCCCAAGATTGTTCTTGTTATAAGGATagtgaggagaagaagaagaaccagcaCCACCTTGATTATTGTAATTGTAGAGAAAATTACCACTATCTCCCATCCTCAATTCCTCAGCTTTGGCTGCTTCTAAGTGAGAGGACAAGGAAAGTGAAAGGCCTTGTCCTTCCACAACACCTGCAATATTCTCAGTTGGGTTGTTAGCTCCAGGTTCTTGAGTGCTGCCAGGAACCCATGTAAATTGACTAAATGACCCACCTGAACCAAAAGTGGAGGAAGGGTTGGGGAGTAACATGTGGAGAGTGGAAGGGGTAGTTTGGTTATTATTATgttgatgaggaggaggaggggaaGGGGATCTGGTTTGGGGATTCATGAGAAAAAGCTGCATGGCAGCTGCTGAATCGGCATTAATGTTTGAcatatgatgatgatggtgctggtTGCTATGATGTTGGACTATGCTGCTAGTGTCACGGCTATTCACACTGCTctgatgttgaagatgatgatgaggaaTCTTTGAATCCTCCAATGGTCCCGACCCGGTTAACATCCCTTGTCTATTGTTTCCGTACCAGTCGCTGCTTCCCACTGCCTGTGGCCGTGGGGAGGATCGAAACGCCACCGTCATTGATTGTTGCTGTGGTTGTTGCTCTAACAATTCACCTCCGGCCGGAGCGCCGGAGGGGAAATTGAACATCTCGGAGAGCATCCCCGTGGTTTCATACACAGGGATGCCTCCGGGTTCGTCTTCTATGGCTACcagtggcggcggcggcggtggttgTGGGTCGAAGTCTTGCACCCTTACTTTGTCCCTGTGAATTTGGGAGTGTTGGTGTTGTTGGTGTTCTGTGGTGGATCTCTCGAACCCGTTGGAGAAGGTGAAGATTCCTTGGTGGTAATCCTGGGACATAGAATTATCAGAAGAGTCTTGTTGCTTGTCCAAAATCGAATCAAAGGAGTGGTAATTGTTTGTCTTTGATTGTGAGAGAGTGGAAGGGAGAGTAGATGGTGTTGCTATTGCCATGTTAAGATgttgttcatcatcatcatcatcatgaccATCACTATAGCTTCACTGCTTTGAAATAATTGAATTGATCAGCAAGAaggatgatgaattgatgatcgGCTCCAGAATATGCAAATCTGACAAACAGTACCAAAATCATGTAACTAGTGAAAAGTGGAAAatatggaaaaaaagaaaacggaaagagaaagaagagaatgaaataaTAAAACAGCCTCTAAGGCTCTAACCAGGcccctctctcttttcttctcaCAGAAATGGCAATTTTAAAGCTTTCATCACTTTCAGCTTTGTTCATGGATCTTATATATACACATATCTCATGTACatgtataaatatatatacatagatATATACACAAACATATGTGTAATATAATTGTGTTTATGTACCTCTTAGAGCTGAAGAGTATGAAAGGATGTAAAGCACTCAGACATCATTTTCTCTTCTCGGGTATTGAAAGCTTTTCTTCAATTCCTTCACTCTTTTCTAATAAActctgtgtgtgtttgtgttgtCTGTggtctctttctttctctttcgcTCCTTTTGTTTCACTTTGTTGGTTGCAGTGAGTGTTTTGTGTAATCTGGTTGTGGAAAAAGAAAGATGGAAGTTGCAaacaatatataaaattaaaagtgGTGGCTTGTGGAGGGACTCATATAtctgtgagagagagagaagagagagatgaaTGAAATGAAAGGGAAGCGGTCGCTGTTCTTTCTCTTCTGCGGTCTTCAGCTCCTGCTTTAGTGTTTTTATTATCTCCCACCAATAATTAAtggcttttttttatttttcatttcttcaAATATCACACAAAATCAACATATAGGAAGCTAAGTAGTAATTATTTAAAACTTTCCTAAAATTTTCACTACCTTCTTAGTATTTTGTAATTGAAGTGTTCGCAAGAgttttttaacattatttttctaacacttactttttaatgaggttgcctaaatgactcatgataaagtttgagttaaataactcatcatcaaatcacattggagataaattaAATgggttggaaataaattaataaataaaatatagaaatttcaactcacttatctccaatgtgattggataatgagttatttaacccaaactttatcatgggtcatttagacaacccattttttaatttgttgaatTATGTAAGTTATACCAAATTAAAACTCAAACTCATATAATTTGGTGGATTGTACATATATTTtgactaattaaaaaaaattgaaaaattaatgtTGAAGAAACTATAGCTAACATTTCTGAGAGAAATTCATTTAAATAATTGGAGGCTCAAAGAATATACtctaaaataaatacaaaaattgCAAGAAAAATGTATTCATGAAtggtatataaatatataatgacAAACTTGACCTTATCAAGTGGAGAGAATAAACCCCGAGGAAACTCAATTTTTGGGGCTAAAACTCAAAACATGGGAATTCAAACGGAGGTTGTGGAGGAAAATGTCAACTAAGGCTATGTTTGCTATATGCTGATAGTAGAGTTGGGTATGCGGTCCGGTCCACCCTGGATAAGCTTGCACGTTAGTGGACTAGCCCGTGTTAGCCTGCGTATAAACGAGCCTATATTTAAGCTAATTCATGTCCGCCCCGCTAAAACCGCGGGTAAACAGACTGGCCCGCGGGATACTATTAGATTTTAAAatgaaacaacaaaaaaaaaacctaaaaaatagagaaaagaaCTTATATTACCAAAACTATTCTCAACAAATTTGCAACATCCAAATTCCACATTACATAATCAAACTCTAAAATGTTCCACAAATCCAAAGCAGGAAAGATCTTTAGATAGATTATCTATCTAGGTGGACATGAAATTGTTCACAACAGAAATAAAATATCCTTAAGAAAATATAGAAGTCTTGCTAATCCAAATGAAGATAAGTAAGAGAAGAGAGGAAAACCAAAATAGAAAGAGaataagagaagagaagaagggtACGTAAGGTAAATTATCTTCTAAATGATGAATGTCTAACTTCACTTAGGTCTCTTGGGTTGGCTTTTTTTCCCCACTATATCAAGATCAAGTAAAGTAGCTCATGGGTGAAGAtaatttatttatgtaattATATGGCCTGCGGACCAGCCTGCAAACCTGCGGGTTCAACCCATTTAAACCGCGGGCTAAACAAGGTAGCCCATATAGGCCTGCACTTAAGTGAACCACCATACACCGGGCTATTAGCTATGCGGATTGTGAGTTACGCGGGTTGACCCGCTTACCTAGCTCTAGATGATACCTTATATACAACTTAAATTTGGATAGAAGCTACCATGCAATTAGGTTATGGTGAAATAATTTTTATAGCCAAGAAAGTAACATTTTTACAATTCAGTACAAGTTGTAACCATAAAAAATACATCattgaataaatatatatatatatatatatcagtagagcatttttagtttttttttttaaatatgccTGCAATTCAATTAAACTTGGACCAACATAGAGGCCGAAACATCCATAGAAACATAAGAGTTCATCTCGGTAGGAACCCCTTCAATCCACATTGAACCGGTGAAAGAAGAAACCCTCCTAGCAATAAAGTCTGCTACCGCATTATCAGAACGACGCACAAAAGATAAAGTAGCAAAATCAAATAAACGACAAAGAGAGATACATTCTCGAACAACCAAAATCAAATACGAATCACCATCAGGAGGTTTCTTCCATCTTTGGAACAATTGGAGATAGTCGGTCTCAAAACAAACACGCCGGAAGCCAAGCTGAGAAGCCAAACCAATAGTCCGTTAGAAAGCCAACGCCTCCGCCAACACCGGGGAAGGAGCCATGACCGGAAAGCTAGCAGCGGAAGTAAGGACAAGGCCCTCATTATCTCAAACTACCATGCCAGCACCTGAGCACGAAGAGTCCGTGAAGGAGGCATCAAAGTTTATTTTGACGACCCCCTCGACATGCCTCTGCCACACCGCACCAAGCACTGCTTCATGTCGCTACACCACTTGGTTCAGCGTCGGCGAATAAGCCAAGCACCCCTGTAAAAAATGTTTTGAAGGGGTGCATTTTTAGCTTTTGATAACACTGGTTTAAGGAATACGCAAAAAGTGTTGCATAAAATGCATCATGAATCTGTTCATGATTGTTTTTATAGACAGCTCATTTTAggcaacatattttttttataacactAATTAAGTGTTCCAAATATAATAATAGAGACCAATTATTAATATGTGATAATTGCTTTCTTTTCCATACAATAACTTATATTTTCTCTGGGTCCCCGTTTTCTAGTGAGTCTTCGTGCGTTATGACGAGGGCGAGATCGGCATTGGCTATAGGTAAACAGATGGGTTTGACTTATGATTGCTATGACGAGGTTGCCCTACAAGGCATAGCAGATAAAATTAGGACCCGTAGGTTGTTTCATAGCTGATTGGTTGGACTGTTTTAGCTAGGTTGTTGGGCTTTTGTTTATAGGATTTTTTTGGTCTGCTTTAGGGCCGTTGGTGGGTTTGACCTAGGTTCACTTTCTTTGGGGTTGCCTTCAGACGTTTGTGGTTTAGCTTTTTGTTGTACTATCCCTCATTTCCCCATTGTACTTCTTTTTGCTTGGCTTGCCAAGTATTTGGTATCTATATATGTtcttttgctgtaaaaaaaaaacttatattttCTCACAGTGTTATCATCGACTACAAGAAACTATTACCAAAGGGAATAAGTAATGTCGGAACATGAGATCATTGAAAACTATTGCGTAAAGTTTATGAAACATTTTACGTTGTCTATATCTACACTTTCAAACTGTTGCGAAGAGAAAAACATGTTGTAGTgtctataaattaaataaaaaccaaaaaatacAAGCTAATAGATCAGCATCTTCTTCCAAAATATTATCTTAAGAACGAACTAAAAGCAACAACTTGTTTTGAACTCTTCCAACCAAAGGAATGTAGGCGCTTCCTAAAATGGACCCACATAACAAACCCACTCAAAGTTACACTACCTGATTTTACCAGATATATCAAGTTGCTAAATTATTGTAATTCATTAGTATTAAGTCATTAATAATTTACCCAATATAAAAAACTTTCTCCCGCCCATAACCTCCATATATCCCTCCACCAATCCACCATTTGCACCATAACCACCATGCAACCATTCCAGCGACAGCTACGGTCGTCCACCATAGTGTCGTAGCTCTAGCGGCAAAGAAAAACCTACCGCTTAGCCAACCATCAGAATCCAAATCCTAGCCCTTATGACTCAACCAAATTCATTCTCTCCCTCGACCCCAAACCCTAAATCGCAACCCCAAAGGCAATTTctcaagagagagaaagagaagatgatgatgataatgggTGGGGAAAATTCGATCCATGCCATGGGTGTGGACAAGCTACAAAAGCTTAAGGATTTTCATATTTGGGTTGTATTTGCGTTCGTCGAGTGGCAACTGGCCTTTAAATGGAGCCCGTAGTGACAATAGAGAGTATGCAGAAGAGAAGGAACCGTTGCATCAACGACCACATATCTAGTACGCGATTGTGGACAAGGAGAAACCATCGCGTCGATGGCTGAAAATTTGGTGCGAAAGGAGGAGCCACCATATCGACGATTGCAAATCTAGTCAGTGATGGTAGATGAGGAAGAACCACCGTACTAACGACTGCATAATGGTGCGAAAGATGAGAGGGTTATGGTTCCATGACATTGAATTTTGTATCAGTGAGGATTTGGTCTGTAGTGGTTTGGGATGGTGATGGCTGTTGACACAAATGTTTCGACCGtagagtttaatggatgtgGAGGCTAGCGATCAGAGCTTCGTTAGAAGAAAGAGCCGATATCTGAGGTGGGAAGAAAGATACTATAATGTAAAAGAACATCAATAaagtataaatttaaatatgatTAACTTTCATTACAAAAAATCTGAAATAACATCAGGCATAAACCAACATTAACAGGTCAAAAATGACGTAAAATTGATTTAGCGTCGGGGCGTACGTTAAAAGGCTCTAAACTAACTCTTTGAGTTTGTTTCAAGACCGACTCTAAACATTAATGTCGAATAGGTCGACTTGAATCCGACGCAACATGTCGAAGATACAGGCCGACGGTAGTGGAGCTCCCTTTACCATTGGTTGTGTAGACCGAATCTAGAACTACCATATAAGTGTCGATCTTAGCCAACCCtaaaaagagaaatttgaaaaaataaataaataataatatcatGTATTGTAAAGGAGATGAAATTGAGAAAACTGACCAAAAGTATTTAAATGTATGGTAATAGGAATAAACGACTCAAAGTAGTCTCAAACGCATTAGAAATAAATACAAACCTTGACAACTGCTCTTTGTTTGTCAAGGTTTGGATATCCTTCCATTGCTTGGAACCCATCGTGAAGAGTCTCTTCCTATTGTCATACATTAAGATCATTTCGATAAGTTGCCTGAAAATTAGCTACTCATTCCGAGCAATCAGCTTTTTTGATCAAACTGTTTCACATCATATCTCATTTCAAATTTTCCTTCTTCTCAACAAGAAATAATTGGAGGCCTTGTTTTCTTAGGCTTTCAAACCCGCTGTCAATTCCGCCATGGCGCCGCCGTCTGATTCTTTCAATCCTTTCAACCAAGAACCTATTATGAGGAAGAAGAACATCAAAGCCTATATTTAGTTCCTTCTTTCTCTTATATATGCCCCGGTTCTCCCTCTAATTCGTATAGCGCTGCGACATGAACGTGTTGTGAGCGATCTTTTGTTTACTGCTGTGATGGCTGAGGCTTTTGCTCATGGTTTATATCTGGTAACAGATCCTTATGTTGCTGAGAGCAAGTGATTATGCATTATATGGTTCAGACATTTGTTCAAGTTTGGTCGCGCAACTTTCTCCTCACCTTCTTCAACAGATCCGTCGTCGTCGCTCTTCTCTGCTTCTAACTACTTTCAACGAATATGAACCACCACCTACATCATCTCCACGCCGCCGGCGTTCGTCATCGGCCACAAGCCGAGACCACTATCCTCTTTACACttgcttttcaattttaatcTCTGTTTTCTTTGTACTTAATTTTGTTTATCTAATTGATTATGTTTTGCTTGTTGTTGTGTTTTGGTTCCAATCGGTTTTAAGGGAAACAAGTTTGCAGCGGACAAATAGTTCAACCGACAGCAGCTTCTGGTAGCCAGACAACAATGGTCTATTTGATTGAAGGGGTATTAATTCTCTTGTTgatgtgtactctttttccttactatgATTTTTCCCACaaggtttttcctagtaaggttttaacgaggcactTTCTTCAGAGATGAGCATCCTAGGGGTAGCAGCGTGGAAGATGGGTTAGGAATTTGTTTCAACGTTTGGTGGCTATGGTTGTGTTTGGCTTTGGTTTCTAGGTTGTGATAGCAATGACTCTTGCTATGATCTCGTTGTTTGGTAGGCTCGTCTGACCGAGTCAGTCTACGCTTTGTCCTCCATTGGTCGTTACTATTGGAGTTAGTCATGACGTTGTTGTTATTTCCTTCGAAGCTTTGTGCTTAATGCGATTGAGTGGCTCCGCGTTGATTGCTTTCGTTGTTTGCGGTTATTGTTTGTAGTCGTTTGTTTGCAGTCGTTGTTTGTAGTTGTTGTTTGCTGTCCTTGTTTGTAGTCATTAATTGTTTACAGTCATTGTTTGCGTCGTTATAATTATTCCATTGTTGACAGGATTTGTATCTCgactaattatttaataaagatttttcttaaaaaaaatattccttTTTTGAATCTAAATAAAATTCTCTTGAGAACTATGATCCAAAGTCGAGCATGTCCAACCacagtaaaattaaatatagaGACGCATGTagttttttctctgttttttttccTACCAATATTTCATTgaagttatatttttttttcattgaagTTATTAGATTGACAACATGGGGAATATTATCAAATATTTTCCGACGATTTTACGAGGGATTGATTTGGTGTTTGGTACCATGAATTTTCCCCAATGCCATCACAAGTGAATATATCCTTTGGGCACCAACATGAATTATGGAATAAAATAAAGATAAGGCGAGTACAAAGTCATCTCAACGATCCAAACTACTCTTtcttattttcagtttttttcttAAGAGTATATCAGTACACCGCTTATAActtgtaaaaaataaaatttgtttcTATGTTATAAAGTTTGTGTTCCTTATGGCTAACTTAAtaagagttagaagatataaGAGTTGAGTGAGATGAAGGGATGAAAGG
This window harbors:
- the LOC130710603 gene encoding BEL1-like homeodomain protein 4 isoform X1 translates to MAIATPSTLPSTLSQSKTNNYHSFDSILDKQQDSSDNSMSQDYHQGIFTFSNGFERSTTEHQQHQHSQIHRDKVRVQDFDPQPPPPPPLVAIEDEPGGIPVYETTGMLSEMFNFPSGAPAGGELLEQQPQQQSMTVAFRSSPRPQAVGSSDWYGNNRQGMLTGSGPLEDSKIPHHHLQHQSSVNSRDTSSIVQHHSNQHHHHHMSNINADSAAAMQLFLMNPQTRSPSPPPPHQHNNNQTTPSTLHMLLPNPSSTFGSGGSFSQFTWVPGSTQEPGANNPTENIAGVVEGQGLSLSLSSHLEAAKAEELRMGDSGNFLYNYNNQGGAGSSSSPHYPYNKNNLGVQLQHHNHQALHMQGGFVTPSSSSSLGVVNVLRNSKYVKAAQELLEEFCSVGRGQFKKNKFTRQLSNPSSNPGASSSSSKDAPHLSPADRIEHQRRKVKLLTMLDEVDRRYSHYCEQMQMVVNSFDLVMGFGAAVPYTSLAQKAMSRHFRCLKDAILAQLKHSCELLGEKDGAGSSGLTKGETPRLKMLEQSLRQQRAFHQMGMMEQEAWRPQRGLPERSVNILRAWLFEHFLHPYPSDADKHLLARQTGLSRNQVSNWFINARVRLWKPMVEDMYQQELKEAEGAAEAEAAAEEEEEERERERNHQSSSSSSGHHHHLVQTPTPSATTPPPPTFQSENDPSVLNAINRQGFLENHEYSNATTTTVTVAPPVSDSDVHPANTADDTCRHGSFGTEDYGTASAASDNIGSALIRFGTTTAGDVSLTLGLRHAGNVPPEKSPFSLRDFGAI
- the LOC130710603 gene encoding BEL1-like homeodomain protein 4 isoform X2, whose protein sequence is MAIATPSTLPSTLSQSKTNNYHSFDSILDKQQDSSDNSMSQDYHQGIFTFSNGFERSTTEHQQHQHSQIHRDKVRVQDFDPQPPPPPPLVAIEDEPGGIPVYETTGMLSEMFNFPSGAPAGGELLEQQPQQQSMTVAFRSSPRPQAVGSSDWYGNNRQGMLTGSGPLEDSKIPHHHLQHQSSVNSRDTSSIVQHHSNQHHHHHMSNINADSAAAMQLFLMNPQTRSPSPPPPHQHNNNQTTPSTLHMLLPNPSSTFGSGVVEGQGLSLSLSSHLEAAKAEELRMGDSGNFLYNYNNQGGAGSSSSPHYPYNKNNLGVQLQHHNHQALHMQGGFVTPSSSSSLGVVNVLRNSKYVKAAQELLEEFCSVGRGQFKKNKFTRQLSNPSSNPGASSSSSKDAPHLSPADRIEHQRRKVKLLTMLDEVDRRYSHYCEQMQMVVNSFDLVMGFGAAVPYTSLAQKAMSRHFRCLKDAILAQLKHSCELLGEKDGAGSSGLTKGETPRLKMLEQSLRQQRAFHQMGMMEQEAWRPQRGLPERSVNILRAWLFEHFLHPYPSDADKHLLARQTGLSRNQVSNWFINARVRLWKPMVEDMYQQELKEAEGAAEAEAAAEEEEEERERERNHQSSSSSSGHHHHLVQTPTPSATTPPPPTFQSENDPSVLNAINRQGFLENHEYSNATTTTVTVAPPVSDSDVHPANTADDTCRHGSFGTEDYGTASAASDNIGSALIRFGTTTAGDVSLTLGLRHAGNVPPEKSPFSLRDFGAI